One genomic window of Halorhabdus sp. CBA1104 includes the following:
- a CDS encoding RNA polymerase sigma factor — protein sequence MTGAQTTLFHYEEDLSALTPAERDAYEAVEIEDYGVREFARKTGRKPGTVGNLLSRARQKVGGEEHAGS from the coding sequence TTGACGGGCGCACAGACGACGCTGTTCCACTATGAAGAGGACTTGTCGGCCCTCACGCCGGCCGAGCGAGACGCCTACGAAGCCGTCGAGATCGAGGACTACGGCGTTCGTGAGTTCGCCCGCAAGACCGGGCGGAAACCCGGAACGGTCGGGAACCTACTGAGTCGAGCGCGCCAGAAGGTCGGAGGTGAGGAACATGCAGGTTCCTGA
- a CDS encoding ribbon-helix-helix domain-containing protein, whose amino-acid sequence MERVTLRIPKQQIEEVERMVETGEYPNRSEAIRAAVRDMLAEQETGKERPSEKRKRRTWAKV is encoded by the coding sequence ATGGAGCGTGTGACACTACGGATTCCGAAACAGCAGATCGAGGAGGTCGAACGAATGGTCGAAACGGGGGAATACCCGAACCGGAGCGAGGCGATCCGGGCGGCCGTTCGAGATATGCTGGCCGAGCAAGAGACTGGCAAAGAGCGCCCATCCGAAAAACGCAAGCGGCGCACATGGGCGAAGGTGTAG
- the ftsZ gene encoding cell division protein FtsZ gives MQDIVNSALEHEEQESRDVDADGDEFGDPRIVIIGCGGAGNNTVNRLYNIGVEGADTIALNTDKQHLKMIEADTKILVGKSLTNGLGAGGDPSMGERATEMAQGTIKEVLGDADLVFVTAGMGGGTGTGAAPVVSKIAKEQGAIVVGMVSTPFNVERARTVKAEEGLENLRNEADSIIVLDNNRLLDYVPNLPIGKAFSVMDQIIAETVKGISETITQPSLINLDYADMSAIMNQGGVAVMLVGETQDKNKTQEVVSDAMNHPLLDVDYRGASGGLVHITGGPDLTLDEAEGIASNITDRLEANANVIWGARIEEEYKGKVRVMAIMTGVQSAQVLGPTTQKQANKSRQAIEDVDVEDTSFDASSNVGTDASSQTDRSFGETDGGRDAVEQNHGLDVIRTD, from the coding sequence ATGCAGGATATTGTCAACTCGGCCCTCGAACACGAAGAACAGGAGAGCCGGGACGTCGATGCCGACGGTGACGAGTTCGGCGACCCGCGCATCGTGATCATCGGCTGTGGCGGTGCCGGTAACAACACCGTCAACCGGCTGTACAACATCGGCGTCGAGGGCGCCGATACGATCGCGCTGAACACCGACAAACAGCACCTCAAGATGATCGAAGCCGACACGAAGATCCTCGTCGGCAAGTCCCTGACCAACGGGCTCGGGGCGGGCGGCGACCCCTCGATGGGCGAACGCGCCACCGAGATGGCCCAGGGCACGATCAAGGAAGTGCTGGGCGACGCCGACCTCGTGTTCGTCACGGCCGGCATGGGCGGCGGGACCGGCACGGGCGCCGCGCCCGTCGTCTCGAAGATCGCCAAGGAGCAGGGTGCGATCGTCGTCGGCATGGTCTCGACGCCGTTCAACGTCGAGCGTGCGCGGACGGTCAAAGCCGAGGAGGGTCTGGAGAACCTCCGCAATGAGGCCGACTCGATCATCGTCCTCGACAACAATCGACTGCTGGATTACGTCCCGAACCTCCCGATCGGCAAGGCCTTCTCGGTGATGGATCAGATCATCGCCGAGACGGTCAAGGGGATCTCCGAGACGATCACCCAACCGTCGCTGATCAACCTGGACTACGCGGACATGTCCGCGATCATGAACCAGGGCGGCGTCGCGGTGATGCTCGTCGGCGAGACCCAGGACAAGAACAAGACCCAGGAAGTGGTCAGCGACGCCATGAACCACCCACTGCTCGATGTCGACTACCGTGGGGCCAGCGGCGGCCTGGTCCACATCACGGGTGGACCCGACCTGACGCTCGACGAGGCCGAAGGCATCGCAAGCAACATCACCGATCGTCTGGAGGCCAACGCTAACGTCATCTGGGGAGCCCGGATCGAAGAAGAGTACAAGGGCAAAGTCCGCGTCATGGCGATCATGACCGGTGTCCAGTCGGCCCAGGTCTTGGGTCCGACGACCCAAAAGCAGGCCAACAAGTCCCGGCAAGCAATCGAGGACGTCGACGTCGAGGACACGTCTTTCGATGCCAGTAGCAACGTCGGCACCGACGCCAGCAGTCAGACCGACCGAAGCTTCGGGGAAACTGACGGCGGCCGAGATGCCGTCGAGCAGAACCACGGCCTAGACGTCATCCGGACAGACTGA
- a CDS encoding class I SAM-dependent methyltransferase translates to MRRFDAEYLEHTRRGMWAESREALSALDLPARDRVLDVGCGTGELTRVLREETDGDVIGCDADPELLAHLVSPVVAGDAYRLPFPDDAFDLVVCQALLINLAEPKRALAEFVRVSRDGVAVIEPDNGAVTVESTVSTEPPLARTARRHYLSGVGTNVALGAELRPLLENEGLSSIDVARYDHERTIEPPYSQQNLEAAKRKVSGQGLDDDRATMLSGDLSVSEYDALRERWREMGRTVVEQMRDRSYERTETVPFYVATGQVPE, encoded by the coding sequence ATGCGCCGGTTCGACGCCGAGTATCTCGAACACACGCGTCGCGGGATGTGGGCGGAGTCCCGCGAAGCACTCTCCGCGCTTGACCTTCCGGCCCGCGATCGCGTCCTCGACGTCGGCTGTGGGACCGGCGAACTGACGCGTGTGCTGCGAGAGGAAACCGATGGCGACGTCATCGGCTGTGACGCTGACCCCGAATTGTTGGCTCACCTCGTGTCGCCGGTCGTTGCTGGTGATGCGTATCGCCTTCCATTCCCGGACGATGCGTTCGACCTCGTGGTCTGTCAGGCACTCTTGATCAATCTTGCCGAACCCAAGCGAGCCCTCGCGGAGTTCGTCCGCGTTTCGCGGGATGGCGTCGCGGTAATCGAGCCGGACAACGGTGCCGTTACCGTCGAGTCGACCGTCTCGACCGAGCCGCCGCTCGCACGAACCGCACGGCGTCACTATCTATCGGGCGTCGGGACGAACGTCGCGCTGGGGGCGGAATTGCGGCCACTGCTGGAGAATGAGGGGCTTTCGTCGATCGACGTCGCTCGCTACGATCACGAACGGACTATCGAGCCACCCTATTCACAGCAGAACCTCGAAGCTGCAAAGCGCAAGGTCAGCGGCCAGGGACTCGACGACGACCGGGCGACGATGCTCTCGGGCGACCTTTCCGTTTCGGAGTACGACGCGCTCCGTGAACGTTGGCGCGAGATGGGGCGGACTGTCGTCGAGCAGATGCGCGATCGTAGCTACGAGCGCACAGAAACGGTCCCGTTCTACGTCGCAACCGGCCAGGTCCCGGAGTGA
- a CDS encoding TIGR00269 family protein — translation MDCDRCGEAAVMHAAYSGAHLCEDHFRRSVEKRVRRRIREDGIVPERATPEEPVTWLIGLSGGKDSVVLTQILAETFAEDPRIELVALSIHEGIEGYRDESLDAAESLTADLGLRHETISYADEFGVRMDEVVEDDPEDMAACAYCGVFRRDLLSTYAEEYNADLLLTGHNLDDEAETALMNFLEGDIAQMAKHFDASLGPLDERTLTDRHVPRAKPLRDVPEKEVALYARLRDLPAHITECPHASESFRGEIQSLLYELEDAHPGTRHSIMAGYEQLARQAARTVDEDRDYASCDTCGRPTTGERCRRCQLLDALGA, via the coding sequence ATGGACTGTGATCGGTGTGGCGAGGCGGCGGTCATGCATGCGGCCTACTCCGGGGCCCATCTCTGTGAGGACCACTTCCGGCGCTCCGTCGAGAAGCGTGTTCGCCGTCGGATTCGTGAGGACGGCATCGTTCCCGAACGGGCCACGCCGGAGGAACCCGTCACCTGGCTGATCGGCCTCTCGGGTGGGAAAGATAGCGTCGTCCTCACGCAGATCCTCGCCGAGACTTTCGCCGAGGATCCCCGGATCGAACTCGTCGCGCTGTCGATCCACGAGGGGATCGAGGGCTACCGCGACGAGAGTCTCGACGCCGCTGAGTCACTCACTGCTGATCTTGGGCTCCGTCACGAGACGATATCCTACGCCGATGAGTTCGGCGTTCGTATGGACGAGGTCGTCGAAGACGATCCCGAAGACATGGCTGCTTGTGCGTACTGTGGCGTCTTCCGACGCGATCTGCTCTCGACGTACGCCGAGGAGTACAACGCCGATCTCCTGTTGACCGGCCACAACCTCGACGACGAAGCCGAGACAGCGCTGATGAACTTCCTCGAAGGCGACATCGCCCAGATGGCAAAACACTTCGACGCAAGCCTCGGCCCGCTCGACGAGCGAACGTTGACCGATCGGCACGTCCCACGGGCGAAACCACTCCGAGATGTCCCCGAAAAGGAGGTCGCGCTGTATGCCCGCCTCCGGGATCTCCCGGCACACATCACCGAGTGTCCACACGCCTCAGAGTCGTTTCGCGGTGAGATACAGTCACTGTTGTACGAACTCGAAGACGCCCATCCGGGGACGCGCCACTCGATCATGGCCGGATACGAACAGCTGGCCAGGCAGGCGGCCCGGACTGTCGACGAAGACCGAGACTACGCGTCGTGTGACACGTGCGGACGACCGACGACCGGAGAGCGGTGCCGACGCTGCCAGCTGCTGGATGCGTTGGGTGCCTGA
- a CDS encoding zinc ribbon domain-containing protein — MSKITFRADDDLVDRLEEFDASKSEVMREALRAYLDGETTEPTQTDSATAEESLDELIAERVDAVLEERRDRRLRPQPEPQDVNVNISLEEAVASSPSPSTAPERATEEPSVVEPDEQPGNRTCSQCGETVSGDHVYCPNCGEKASRRIFCDCGDELRSDWAFCPSCGRRTPAADVLDQ; from the coding sequence ATGAGTAAAATCACGTTCCGCGCCGACGACGACCTCGTCGACCGACTGGAGGAGTTCGACGCCTCCAAGAGCGAGGTCATGCGCGAGGCGTTGCGAGCCTACCTCGACGGCGAGACGACCGAGCCTACGCAGACGGATTCGGCCACCGCCGAGGAGAGTCTCGACGAACTCATCGCGGAACGCGTCGATGCCGTCCTCGAAGAGCGGCGTGACCGCCGGTTGCGGCCACAGCCCGAGCCACAAGACGTCAACGTGAACATCTCACTGGAGGAGGCCGTCGCGTCCTCGCCATCTCCAAGTACGGCCCCCGAACGCGCAACCGAGGAACCGTCCGTAGTCGAGCCGGACGAGCAGCCCGGTAATCGGACCTGTTCCCAATGTGGCGAGACAGTCTCGGGCGATCACGTCTACTGCCCGAACTGCGGGGAGAAGGCTTCACGTCGCATCTTCTGTGACTGTGGCGACGAGCTCCGCTCTGACTGGGCATTCTGTCCGAGCTGTGGGCGGCGAACGCCAGCTGCTGACGTACTAGACCAATAA
- a CDS encoding alpha/beta hydrolase, with protein sequence MEFDRFGDERHPDLLFVLGWGNRPTHEPVRWLLDRLAEDWRVHTATLPVHATDVQREWVDPVSAYAAALTNPAVLAHSAGGLTVAHADIESSTTTYLSPWWGFSSANGGRLVDLFARFPLDVKLLPSGIDDPSLLGAHATARQVTEGADRVSPAFLRTVQQAHRTLPPAKDEAVVFCSLTDQVVSTRAIGERVPAERIRLYDGGHELFSSRSRERQLATLRAVLSEGPAGLEA encoded by the coding sequence ATGGAGTTCGACCGCTTTGGCGACGAACGCCACCCGGATCTGTTGTTCGTCCTGGGCTGGGGGAACCGGCCGACCCACGAGCCCGTGCGCTGGTTGCTCGACCGACTCGCCGAGGACTGGCGAGTCCACACAGCGACGCTGCCGGTCCACGCCACCGACGTCCAACGTGAGTGGGTCGATCCCGTCTCGGCGTATGCCGCCGCCCTCACGAACCCCGCCGTGCTGGCTCACAGCGCCGGTGGGCTTACCGTCGCCCACGCGGACATCGAGTCTTCGACGACGACGTATCTCAGTCCGTGGTGGGGGTTCTCCTCGGCGAATGGGGGACGCCTGGTGGACTTATTTGCTCGGTTCCCACTCGACGTGAAGTTGCTGCCCAGCGGGATCGACGATCCGTCGTTGCTCGGTGCTCACGCTACCGCGCGACAGGTTACCGAGGGGGCCGATCGCGTCTCGCCAGCTTTTCTCCGGACAGTCCAACAGGCTCACCGGACCCTTCCGCCCGCCAAAGACGAGGCCGTCGTCTTCTGCTCGCTGACCGATCAGGTCGTCTCGACGCGAGCGATCGGCGAGCGCGTCCCGGCCGAGCGGATCCGCCTCTACGACGGCGGCCACGAACTGTTCTCCTCACGATCGCGTGAGCGACAGCTCGCCACACTGCGTGCAGTGCTGTCCGAGGGGCCGGCCGGGCTGGAAGCGTAA